In one window of Tenacibaculum mesophilum DNA:
- a CDS encoding DUF1883 domain-containing protein: MNFTKYDLGNKKRGDVVEITLQGSAANVRLMNSSNFQSYRNGRRHSYTGGLAKRSPIRLQIPNSGHWYVTIDMQGLRGTTKSSIRMIPNALPEMRQPSLSTVPSLVQDREKPSEYDNEVREYDVFISHASEDKDEIVRPLAMALKSEGMRVWYDEFELKIGDSLRRKIDKGLANSRFGIVVLSKDFIRKGWTNYELDGIVTKTVSDEQVMLPIWHNLTKKEVIDYSPSLADKLARNTSSFTVEEIATEIAEVINSK; this comes from the coding sequence ATGAACTTTACAAAATATGATTTAGGAAATAAAAAAAGAGGAGATGTTGTTGAAATAACATTACAAGGAAGTGCTGCTAACGTCCGACTTATGAATTCTTCTAATTTTCAGAGTTACCGAAATGGAAGAAGACACAGTTATACTGGAGGTTTAGCAAAAAGGTCACCTATCAGATTACAAATCCCAAATTCGGGGCATTGGTATGTAACTATTGATATGCAAGGATTAAGAGGAACTACAAAAAGTTCAATTAGAATGATACCAAATGCTTTACCTGAAATGCGTCAGCCTTCACTTTCCACAGTTCCATCTTTAGTACAAGACCGAGAAAAACCTTCAGAATATGATAATGAAGTTAGAGAATATGATGTTTTCATTTCACACGCTTCAGAAGACAAAGACGAAATTGTTAGACCTTTAGCAATGGCTTTAAAATCAGAAGGTATGAGAGTATGGTATGATGAATTTGAATTAAAAATTGGAGACTCATTAAGAAGAAAAATTGATAAAGGATTGGCTAACAGTCGATTTGGAATTGTTGTTTTGTCAAAAGATTTTATCCGAAAAGGTTGGACCAACTATGAACTTGACGGAATAGTAACAAAAACTGTTTCAGATGAACAAGTTATGCTACCAATTTGGCACAACCTAACAAAAAAAGAGGTAATTGATTACAGTCCATCTTTGGCGGACAAATTAGCGAGAAACACTTCCTCATTTACAGTTGAAGAAATTGCAACGGAAATTGCAGAAGTAATAAATAGTAAATAA
- a CDS encoding type I restriction-modification system subunit M: MTSIDQRTQLQNQIWKIANDVRGSVDGWDFKHFVLGTLFYRFISENFTDYIEAGDDSINYAALPDTVITPEIKEDAIKTKGYFIYPSQLFVNVVKNADDNDDLNTDLAKIFTAIESSANGYPSEEDIKGLFADFDTTSNRLGNTVGDKNSRLADVLKGVAGLNLGNFQDNKIDLFGDAYEFLIHKYAANAGKSGGEFFTPTNVSQLIAQLAMHKQDKINKIYDPAAGSGSLLLQAKKHFDNHIIEEGFFGQEINHTTYNLARMNMFLHNINYDKFHIVLGNTLMNPQLGDDKPFDAIVSNPPYSIKWKGSDDPTLINDDRFAPAGVLAPKSKADFAFVLHSLSYLSSKGRAALVCFPGIFYRGGAEQKIRKYLVDNNYVETIINLAPNLFYGTSIAVTLLVLSKHKTDTKTQFIDASGEDFFKKETNNNVLYDDHIEKVMQLFDSKEDVKHVAKSVDNSIIANNDYNLSVSSYVEAKDTREKIDITELNKEVAATVKKIDKLRADIDNIVNEIEA, encoded by the coding sequence ATGACAAGCATAGACCAAAGAACACAATTACAAAATCAAATATGGAAAATAGCCAACGATGTGCGTGGCTCTGTTGATGGATGGGATTTTAAACACTTCGTTTTAGGGACTTTATTCTATCGCTTTATAAGTGAAAATTTCACCGATTATATTGAAGCAGGTGACGATAGTATCAATTATGCAGCTTTACCAGATACAGTAATTACACCCGAAATAAAAGAGGATGCTATAAAAACCAAAGGCTATTTTATTTATCCAAGCCAGTTGTTTGTAAATGTGGTTAAAAATGCAGATGACAATGATGACTTAAATACCGATTTAGCTAAAATATTTACAGCAATAGAAAGTTCTGCAAATGGTTATCCGTCAGAAGAGGATATAAAAGGCTTATTTGCAGATTTTGATACTACAAGCAACCGATTAGGAAATACGGTAGGCGATAAAAATAGCCGATTAGCTGATGTTTTAAAAGGTGTTGCAGGATTAAATTTAGGTAATTTTCAAGACAATAAAATCGATTTGTTTGGGGATGCCTATGAGTTTTTAATACATAAATATGCAGCCAATGCAGGTAAGTCTGGTGGTGAGTTTTTTACACCAACAAACGTATCGCAACTCATTGCACAATTGGCAATGCACAAACAAGATAAAATCAATAAAATTTATGATCCTGCTGCGGGTTCTGGTTCATTGCTCTTACAAGCTAAAAAACATTTCGATAATCATATTATAGAAGAAGGTTTCTTTGGGCAAGAAATAAACCATACTACCTATAACTTGGCACGTATGAACATGTTTTTGCACAATATAAATTACGATAAGTTTCATATTGTGTTGGGTAACACCTTAATGAATCCACAATTAGGAGATGACAAACCCTTTGATGCCATCGTATCTAATCCACCATATTCTATTAAATGGAAAGGTAGTGATGATCCAACGCTTATTAATGATGATCGTTTTGCACCTGCAGGAGTATTAGCACCAAAATCAAAAGCAGATTTTGCGTTTGTACTACATTCATTAAGCTATTTATCAAGTAAAGGTAGAGCAGCATTGGTATGTTTCCCTGGTATTTTTTACCGTGGTGGTGCAGAACAAAAAATTAGAAAGTATTTAGTAGATAACAACTATGTAGAAACCATCATCAATTTAGCACCTAATTTATTTTATGGTACGAGTATAGCCGTTACGCTTTTGGTATTATCTAAACATAAAACCGATACTAAAACACAGTTCATTGATGCTAGTGGTGAAGACTTCTTTAAAAAAGAAACCAATAACAATGTGTTGTATGACGACCACATTGAAAAGGTGATGCAATTATTTGATAGCAAAGAAGATGTAAAACACGTAGCAAAATCTGTAGACAATAGCATAATTGCCAATAACGATTACAACCTTTCTGTTAGTTCTTATGTAGAAGCTAAAGATACACGCGAAAAAATAGATATTACAGAGTTAAATAAAGAAGTAGCAGCTACTGTTAAAAAAATAGACAAACTACGTGCCGATATTGATAACATTGTAAACGAAATTGAAGCATGA
- a CDS encoding ClbS/DfsB family four-helix bundle protein, producing MAVPKNKEELIFEIENNYSKLKKDLESIPTELTKEKELEGHAKETKMSVSDLVAYLVGWSELVLKWNHRKDKGQIVEFPETGFKWNELGKLAQKFYSDYENFDYKTLLTELDRNVGKILELIKTNDNADLYEKPWYEKWTKGKMIQLNTSSPYKNARSRVRKWKKQNEEKIRTHNNT from the coding sequence ATGGCAGTTCCAAAAAATAAAGAAGAATTGATTTTTGAAATTGAGAATAACTATTCCAAACTGAAAAAGGACTTAGAAAGTATTCCAACGGAACTGACCAAAGAAAAAGAACTCGAAGGACATGCAAAAGAAACTAAAATGAGTGTGTCAGATTTGGTTGCTTATCTTGTTGGTTGGTCTGAACTCGTCCTGAAATGGAATCACCGAAAAGATAAAGGACAAATTGTGGAATTTCCAGAAACAGGATTTAAGTGGAATGAATTAGGGAAACTTGCTCAAAAATTTTATTCTGATTACGAAAATTTTGATTACAAAACACTTCTAACCGAATTGGACAGAAATGTAGGAAAAATATTAGAGTTAATTAAAACGAATGACAACGCAGATTTGTATGAAAAACCTTGGTACGAAAAGTGGACTAAAGGAAAAATGATACAATTAAACACTTCATCACCATACAAAAACGCAAGAAGCAGAGTTCGAAAGTGGAAAAAACAGAATGAAGAAAAAATACGAACTCATAATAATACATAA
- a CDS encoding Crp/Fnr family transcriptional regulator — protein sequence MIPEELLLKYTAETKRFQKDEIIFSEKQTAHYYYQIVSGVVKMNNFNDDGKEFIQGVFYKNQSFGEPPLFIDVKYPANAVAISDSTILALSKNNLFKLLQDNPETHLKITQSLAKRLYYKAIIASEISSQEPAHRVLRFIDYLKDDVYKVEGKYSFKVAYTRQQIADILGLRVETVIRVIKSLEKKGDVKISKRKVYR from the coding sequence ATGATTCCAGAAGAACTCTTATTAAAATATACTGCTGAAACGAAACGTTTTCAAAAAGACGAAATTATTTTCTCTGAAAAACAAACCGCACACTACTACTACCAAATAGTAAGCGGGGTGGTTAAAATGAATAATTTTAATGATGATGGTAAAGAGTTTATTCAGGGAGTATTTTATAAAAACCAAAGTTTTGGTGAACCACCTTTGTTTATAGATGTAAAATATCCTGCCAATGCGGTGGCTATTTCTGATAGTACGATTCTAGCCTTATCTAAAAACAACCTGTTTAAATTATTGCAAGATAATCCTGAAACTCACTTAAAAATCACCCAAAGTTTAGCAAAACGCTTGTATTACAAAGCTATTATTGCTTCTGAAATATCGAGTCAAGAACCTGCGCACAGAGTGCTTCGATTTATTGATTACTTAAAAGACGATGTATATAAGGTTGAAGGAAAGTACTCCTTTAAAGTAGCCTATACACGTCAGCAAATAGCTGATATTTTAGGTTTGCGCGTAGAAACAGTAATTCGGGTCATAAAATCTTTAGAAAAAAAGGGAGATGTAAAAATTAGTAAACGAAAGGTATATCGTTAA
- a CDS encoding AAA family ATPase produces MGQSLTEIAQKLEDSQKKVQLIYAFNGTGKTRLSRKFRLLVDPKVSNQEQEEEQVSGIKVMYYNAFTEDLFYWDNDLDADTNRKLLIRPNNFTDLALGFLKDQGLDDNIVKNFQHFTTDSITPLFNEEYTKQDENGKNIVVKAYSEVTFSVASGDDQSQNNIKISKGEESNFIWCVYYSLIEQVVELLNIPEPEDRATNQFDDVEYIFIDDPISSLDENHLIELAVNLAELIRKSNDIKFIISTHNPLFYNVLYNELGLARKKGAFMLSKNEDGTFNLDPKHGDSNKSFSYHLYLRDVIKNAIDNNEVSKFHFVLLRNLYEKTANFLGYSKWSELLPKDNREGYASRIMTFYSHSTLSSEEVREPTPPEKEMVNYLFKYLLDNSKYLQEEIEIEQA; encoded by the coding sequence ATGGGGCAATCATTAACAGAAATAGCACAAAAACTAGAAGACAGTCAAAAAAAGGTACAGTTAATCTACGCTTTTAACGGTACGGGTAAAACACGCCTATCACGTAAATTCAGATTGTTGGTAGATCCAAAAGTTTCTAACCAAGAACAGGAAGAGGAGCAAGTATCAGGTATTAAAGTAATGTATTACAATGCATTTACAGAAGATTTATTTTATTGGGATAATGATTTAGATGCAGACACTAACCGTAAGTTGTTAATTCGTCCTAACAATTTTACAGATTTAGCACTAGGCTTTTTAAAAGACCAAGGATTAGATGATAATATCGTAAAAAACTTTCAACACTTTACTACAGATTCTATAACACCGCTATTTAATGAGGAGTATACCAAACAAGATGAAAATGGTAAAAATATTGTTGTAAAAGCATATTCTGAAGTAACATTTTCTGTAGCTAGTGGTGATGACCAAAGCCAGAATAATATTAAAATATCAAAAGGTGAAGAAAGTAATTTTATTTGGTGTGTTTATTATAGTTTAATTGAACAAGTAGTTGAGCTTTTAAATATTCCAGAACCTGAAGATAGAGCAACCAATCAATTTGATGATGTAGAATATATATTTATTGATGACCCAATAAGTTCTTTAGATGAAAATCACTTAATAGAGCTTGCTGTCAATTTAGCTGAATTGATTAGAAAATCAAATGATATCAAATTTATAATTTCTACACACAATCCACTTTTTTATAATGTGCTTTATAATGAGCTTGGTTTAGCTAGAAAAAAGGGAGCTTTTATGTTGAGTAAAAATGAAGATGGTACGTTTAATTTAGACCCTAAACATGGTGATTCTAACAAAAGTTTTTCATATCATCTGTATTTAAGAGACGTAATAAAAAATGCAATTGATAATAATGAAGTTTCTAAATTTCATTTTGTGTTGTTGCGTAATTTGTATGAAAAAACAGCCAACTTTCTTGGTTATAGTAAATGGTCTGAATTATTACCAAAAGATAATAGAGAAGGATATGCTAGTCGTATTATGACTTTTTATAGCCATAGTACGCTATCAAGTGAAGAAGTAAGAGAGCCAACACCACCAGAAAAAGAAATGGTTAATTATTTATTTAAATATTTGCTAGATAATTCCAAATATTTACAAGAAGAGATAGAAATAGAACAAGCTTAA
- the rhuM gene encoding RhuM family protein, whose amino-acid sequence MSELILYTTEDGLTKINVKLEEETVWLTIDQMAELFNKSRSTINEHILNVYKEAELLETDTMRKIGISDFSTKPTNHYNLDVIISVGYRVKSVQGTRFRQWATQRLKEYIVKGFTMDDERLKNLGGGNYWKELLNRIRDIRSSEKVMYRQVLDLYATATDYDPKSQESLAFFKIVQNKLHYAAHGNTASEVIFLRVDSNKPFAGLTNFKGDQPTQAEAMIAKNFLQEKELKVLNNLVAAYFDLAELNAIEEREMRMADYVTELDNILASTGRKVLENVGKISSTRAKEKATQEYKKYKAKTLSTVEKDYLKTLAELEQTAKKQSRKK is encoded by the coding sequence ATGAGCGAACTAATTTTATACACAACAGAAGATGGTTTAACTAAAATTAATGTTAAACTTGAAGAGGAAACGGTTTGGTTAACAATAGACCAAATGGCTGAACTATTCAATAAAAGCCGCTCAACAATTAATGAGCATATCCTTAATGTTTACAAAGAAGCAGAACTGCTCGAAACAGATACAATGAGAAAAATCGGAATTTCCGATTTTTCTACCAAACCCACTAATCACTATAACCTAGATGTAATTATTTCAGTAGGATACAGAGTAAAATCTGTACAAGGTACGCGATTTCGCCAATGGGCAACACAACGCCTTAAAGAATATATTGTAAAAGGCTTTACCATGGACGATGAGCGTCTTAAGAATCTTGGGGGTGGCAACTATTGGAAAGAGTTATTAAACCGCATACGTGATATCCGCTCTAGCGAAAAAGTCATGTACCGCCAAGTGTTAGACTTGTATGCTACAGCTACCGATTACGACCCTAAAAGCCAAGAAAGTTTAGCGTTTTTTAAAATTGTACAAAATAAATTGCACTATGCAGCGCATGGCAATACGGCAAGCGAAGTTATTTTTTTAAGAGTAGATAGCAACAAACCGTTTGCAGGCTTAACCAATTTTAAAGGCGACCAACCCACACAAGCCGAAGCCATGATAGCCAAAAACTTTTTACAAGAAAAAGAGCTAAAAGTACTAAACAACCTTGTAGCCGCCTATTTTGATTTGGCAGAACTAAATGCCATAGAAGAACGCGAAATGCGTATGGCGGATTATGTTACCGAGTTAGACAATATATTAGCCTCTACAGGGCGAAAAGTATTAGAAAACGTAGGCAAAATATCTAGTACTAGAGCCAAAGAAAAAGCCACGCAAGAGTATAAAAAATACAAAGCCAAAACCCTGAGTACCGTAGAAAAAGATTATTTAAAAACCCTAGCTGAACTAGAACAAACAGCGAAAAAACAAAGCCGTAAAAAATGA
- a CDS encoding restriction endonuclease subunit S yields MSQLDKLLEGVDVEWKTLGDNDFVEIANFGRKPVKSSLRIPGKIPYYGANNIQDFVEGYTHEGTYILIAEDGSASLENYSIQWANDKFWANNHVHVIRGVNSLDSRFLFHYLTTVNFIPFLSGGGRAKLTKGKMTTIPIPIPCPDTPEKSLEIQKGIVRILDTFTELTTELTTELTTELTVRKKQYEFYREQLLTFDKKEVKHLPMDDENVGEFIRGKRFVKTDMISDGVPCIHYGEMYTHYGTWANKTKSFVSKELVERKNLRRALKGDVVIVAAGETIEDIGQGTAWLGEEGAVIHDACFYYKSNLNPKYVAYFTRTRQFHDQIKKHIRTGKISAINSKGLGKALIPIPSPEEQERIVNILDKFDVLTTSISEGLPKEIELRKKQYEYYRNKLLTFPE; encoded by the coding sequence ATGAGCCAGTTAGATAAATTATTGGAAGGGGTTGATGTTGAATGGAAAACTTTGGGTGATAATGACTTTGTTGAGATAGCAAATTTTGGTAGGAAACCAGTTAAATCCTCTTTACGTATTCCTGGAAAAATACCTTATTATGGTGCTAATAATATTCAGGATTTTGTTGAAGGTTATACGCATGAAGGTACATATATTTTAATTGCAGAAGATGGTTCTGCAAGTTTAGAAAATTATTCTATTCAATGGGCGAACGATAAATTTTGGGCAAATAATCATGTACACGTAATTCGAGGTGTTAATAGCCTTGATAGTCGCTTTTTGTTTCATTATTTAACAACGGTCAATTTCATACCATTTTTATCAGGTGGAGGGAGAGCCAAATTGACCAAAGGTAAGATGACAACTATCCCAATCCCAATACCATGTCCTGATACCCCAGAGAAATCACTCGAAATCCAAAAAGGAATAGTTCGTATTTTAGATACCTTTACAGAACTTACTACAGAACTTACTACAGAACTTACTACAGAACTTACTGTACGTAAAAAACAGTACGAGTTTTACCGTGAACAATTACTAACTTTTGATAAAAAAGAAGTTAAACATTTACCTATGGATGATGAAAATGTAGGCGAGTTTATTCGAGGTAAACGTTTTGTCAAAACCGATATGATTTCAGATGGCGTTCCATGTATACACTATGGTGAAATGTATACACATTATGGTACATGGGCAAACAAAACAAAGTCATTTGTTAGTAAAGAACTGGTAGAAAGAAAAAATTTAAGACGAGCATTAAAAGGAGATGTTGTAATTGTAGCAGCTGGTGAAACCATTGAAGATATAGGTCAAGGAACAGCTTGGTTAGGTGAAGAAGGAGCTGTTATTCACGATGCTTGTTTTTATTACAAAAGCAATCTAAATCCTAAATATGTCGCTTATTTTACCAGAACAAGACAGTTTCATGACCAAATAAAGAAGCATATCCGTACAGGTAAAATATCAGCAATAAACTCAAAGGGTTTAGGTAAAGCATTAATTCCTATTCCATCGCCAGAAGAACAAGAGCGAATTGTAAACATCCTTGATAAATTTGATGTATTAACTACGTCAATTAGTGAAGGTTTACCAAAAGAAATAGAATTACGTAAAAAACAATACGAGTATTATAGAAACAAATTGCTAACGTTTCCAGAATAA
- a CDS encoding IS110 family RNA-guided transposase, producing the protein MSKNKQFLGIDVSKDVLDVYDYQGNWYQFKNDASGFKELLLITTDLTHCIMEATGYYHVRLAYFLTEKGVLLSVENPLKVKRFIQMNLSKVKTDKSDAKQLYNYGVSQSPSIWKGDSKEQQECLQIVRLLSVYTKQSTQLKNKLHGESVLGTPSKLVVNSLKRQLKNIQKEIVKLEDLLLENVKKSYQEEITLLKSIPGIGGKTALMLLVFTDGFKRFTSAKELCSYAGITPTIRESGSSIKGRPRISKMGNPKLRNLLFMCSFNACKYNKACRELYDRIVAKGKSKKLALIAVCNKLLKQAFAIVKSGLPYDANYKSTLV; encoded by the coding sequence ATGAGTAAAAATAAACAATTTTTAGGAATCGATGTAAGTAAAGACGTTTTAGATGTATATGATTATCAAGGAAATTGGTATCAGTTTAAAAATGATGCATCAGGTTTTAAAGAGCTGTTGTTAATCACAACTGATTTAACACATTGTATAATGGAAGCTACAGGATATTATCATGTACGCTTAGCTTATTTTTTAACAGAAAAAGGAGTTTTGTTATCGGTAGAAAATCCGTTGAAGGTTAAGCGTTTTATTCAGATGAATTTATCAAAAGTAAAGACGGATAAGAGTGATGCAAAGCAGTTATATAATTATGGCGTAAGTCAATCTCCTTCTATATGGAAAGGAGATAGTAAGGAACAACAAGAATGTTTACAAATAGTACGTTTGTTGAGTGTTTATACGAAACAATCTACTCAATTAAAGAACAAGCTTCATGGCGAATCAGTATTAGGAACTCCCTCAAAATTGGTAGTTAATTCCTTAAAAAGGCAGCTGAAAAACATACAAAAAGAGATAGTTAAATTAGAAGATTTGTTGCTAGAGAACGTAAAAAAGAGTTATCAAGAAGAAATAACTTTATTAAAGTCTATTCCAGGAATAGGGGGTAAAACAGCATTAATGTTATTAGTTTTTACCGATGGATTTAAGCGTTTTACTTCAGCAAAAGAGTTGTGTAGTTACGCAGGTATTACACCCACTATTAGAGAATCAGGCAGTAGTATAAAAGGACGCCCTCGAATAAGTAAAATGGGGAATCCAAAGCTTAGAAATTTATTATTTATGTGTAGCTTTAATGCTTGTAAATACAACAAAGCATGTAGAGAACTTTATGACCGAATAGTTGCTAAAGGTAAGAGTAAAAAACTAGCTTTAATAGCGGTGTGTAATAAGCTACTAAAACAAGCTTTTGCCATTGTAAAGAGTGGTTTGCCTTATGACGCAAATTATAAAAGTACGTTGGTTTAA
- a CDS encoding SMI1/KNR4 family protein, translating to MKNKIEELLAVISIKFSEIRETLPPGASDTAIARIEKETNLPIPQSLKDLLKITNGDEKWGESPHGFFSYFLYSCNRIIDTYNFFKERENQAYPDSVYQKDLVKNILCSAKRIPFATDGSGQYLCIDYDPAEKGTYGQIIYLPCGESEPVSVIADSFDDFVDFLIDQYKNDRFYIDDERTEWDEEEWTEWKEDQQSDYSKVEIIFGHTRRNDWTDIADKYNKKKGIVSN from the coding sequence ATGAAAAATAAGATAGAAGAATTGTTAGCGGTAATTTCAATAAAATTTTCAGAAATAAGAGAAACATTACCACCAGGAGCTAGTGATACAGCAATAGCGCGTATAGAAAAAGAAACGAACTTACCTATACCGCAATCGCTAAAAGACTTATTAAAAATAACCAATGGAGACGAGAAGTGGGGTGAAAGTCCACACGGATTTTTTAGCTATTTTTTATATAGTTGTAATCGTATTATTGATACCTATAACTTTTTTAAAGAACGCGAAAACCAAGCTTATCCCGATAGTGTTTATCAAAAAGATTTGGTGAAAAACATTTTGTGCAGTGCTAAAAGGATACCCTTTGCTACCGATGGCTCTGGCCAATACTTGTGTATTGATTATGACCCGGCAGAAAAAGGGACTTACGGACAAATTATTTACTTACCATGTGGGGAATCAGAACCTGTTTCGGTAATTGCAGATAGTTTTGATGATTTTGTAGATTTTCTTATTGATCAATACAAAAATGATCGATTTTATATTGATGATGAAAGAACCGAATGGGATGAGGAAGAATGGACAGAATGGAAGGAAGACCAACAAAGTGATTATAGCAAAGTAGAAATTATTTTTGGACACACTCGTAGAAATGATTGGACGGATATTGCTGATAAATACAATAAAAAGAAAGGAATAGTAAGTAATTAA